One window of the Triticum dicoccoides isolate Atlit2015 ecotype Zavitan chromosome 3B, WEW_v2.0, whole genome shotgun sequence genome contains the following:
- the LOC119277860 gene encoding SUPPRESSOR OF ABI3-5-like isoform X2, with the protein MDRGRYAPQHGWENNSAPDGYVTINEPDFRAGESYIGRRYVDEGFPSDRRGGFGPDIHDRNMYPPPPSAGTMWSQPRRNFDDEFATTKDYRRNKRIGSRDRGEFGAEFEDRYQGGEDNYERDHQYGRYSCDSDYERSRRDSSRRRIDSFEHERERKGLSHERDESPYVRHSRSRSRGRDNRSRSRSRSWSPRGKSRNWGQRDGFYDDTRFERRGEQDWDERRHDDLVAPSATVVLKGLSQKTNEDDLYQILAEYGPLRSVRVIKDRPSGVSRGFAFIDFPTVEAARKMKEATGDNGLLIDGRQIFSEYSKPTGGMSGDSFGQEHITRSTYGRRTISTQCDWICTICGCMNFARRTSCFQCNEPRTDDAPPADAASSIQPFGKRGSEIGPTHVLVLRGLDENADEEMLRYEFAKHAPIKDIRLVRDKFTHVSRGFAFVHFHSVEDATKALEATNGIRHEKNGQVLRVAYAKSTLGPASVASQSNSLAAAAIEAASFAQQYDAVGWAPKEYNAEDNVDGNSESQKDVSAPQSGFVWDEKSGYYFDSSSGFYYDGNTGLYYDSNVGVWYSYDQKTQQYLPCNESNNTKATGDMANESQSNGGKKVVISAPAATVKQSEKTSLPEAVQAAANAALAAEKKEKEKAKEIKLASKTNLLANKKKMNNVLAMWKQRNKEGQAAHVALDDKEPSRSVVDKLNNSSSAIGFSLKAKPKSDFGNSKDMNLVAGYNSLGRETGGSQILDSDIKPRPVSNSLGTTVMGVIRGSGRGAVNTFHASSDAGGSISSDITASTSGLMTNTETHTASTPFKTDLSSLGSYASPAVSGSAKRRFSEAPVQSQYRDRAAERRSLYGSSSSLPNDGLDTTGEYSSRKGSSEMGSMPFPPGVGERSAGEIDNTENYEVITADRAIDENNVGNRILRNMGWQEGLGLGKDGSGIKEPVQAKPGDVRAGLGSQQKRAADPSLEARAGDSYKTIIQKKAIARFREMS; encoded by the exons ATGGATCGTGGGCGATATGCTCCACAGCATGGATGGGAGAACAACAGT GCACCTGATGGGTATGTCACCATTAATGAGCCAGACTTTAG GGCTGGTGAATCCTACATTGGTAGGAGATATGTGGATGAAGGCTTTCCTAGTGATCGAAGGGGTGGATTTGGTCCAGATATACATGATAGAAATATGTATCCACCACCACCCTCTGCTGGCACCATGTGGTCTCAGCCTCGAAGAAATTTCGATGACGAATTTGCAACTACAAAAGATTACAGAAG GAACAAAAGGATTGGAAGTAGAGATCGTGGGGAGTTCGGTGCCGAGTTTGAAGACCGCTACCAAGGCGGAGAGGATAACTATGAGAGAGATCATCAATACGGACGCTACAGCTGTGATTCGGACTATGAGAGGAGCAGGAGAGATAGTAGTCGGAGAAGAATTGACTCGTTTGAGCATGAACGTGAAAGAAAAGGGTTAAGTCATGAAAGAGATGAAAGCCCATATGTCCGCCATAGCCGTTCTCGGTCACGTGGGCGTGATAACCGATCAAGATCTCGGTCAAGGTCATGGTCTCCACGTGGCAAAAGTCGTAATTGGGGTCAAAGGGATGGCTTCTATGATGATACTCGCTTTGAGAGAAGAGGAGAACAGGACTGGGATGAAAGAAGGCATGATGATTTGGTG GCGCCATCTGCGACTGTTGTTCTCAAGGGTCTGTCCCAGAAGACCAATGAAGATGACCTATATCAGATTCTT GCTGAGTATGGCCCTCTTCGTAGTGTGCGTGTGATCAAGGATCGACCCTCCGGCGTGTCTCGAGGATTTGCTTTTATTGACTTCCCTACTGTG GAAGCTGCCCGCAAAATGAAGGAAGCTACTGGAGACAATGGCCTTCTAATTGATGGTAGGCAGATATTTTCCGAGTACAG TAAACCAACTGGTGGGATGAGTGGTGATTCTTTTGGACAAGAACATATTACGAGGTCTACCTACGGGCGCAGGACCATATCCACACAATGTGATTGGATATGTACTATATGTGGCTGTATGAATTTTGCCCGCAGAACCTCCTGTTTTCAG TGCAACGAGCCACGTACTGACGATGCTCCACCAGCTGATGCAGCATCTTCCATTCAACCGTTTGGCAAACGGGGGTCTGAAATAG GTCCAACTCATGTCTTAGTTCTTCGTGGTCTGGATGAAAATGCTGACGAGGAAATGCTTCGATATGAATTTGCTAAACATGCACCAATAAAG GATATCCGGCTTGTTCGGGACAAATTTACTCATGTGTCTAGAGGTTTTGCATTTGTCCATTTTCATTCG GTTGAAGATGCCACGAAAGCTCTTGAAGCTACAAATGGGATTAGACATGAGAAAAATGGCCAGGTGTTACGTGTGGCCTATGCTAAAAGCACGCTTGGTCCTGCATCGGTGGCTTCACAGTCAAACAGCCTTGCCGCAGCAGCCATCGAGGCTGCATCATTTGCCCAGCAG TATGATGCTGTGGGTTGGGCCCCAAAAGAGTACAATGCTGAGGACAATGTAGACGGTAATTCAGAATCTCAGAAAGATGTTTCTGCTCCACAGTCCGGATTTGTTTGGGATGAGAAATCGGGCTATTACTTCGATTCTTCTTCTGGATTTTATTATGATGGAAATACTG GCCTTTACTACGACAGTAATGTTGGAGTTTGGTATTCGTATGATCAGAAAACTCAACAGTATCTTCCATGTAACGAAAGCAACAACACTAAGGCAACCGGGGACATGGCCAATGAAAGTCAAAGTAATGGCGGTAAGAAAGTGGTGATTTCTGCACCTGCAGCCACGGTTAAACAAAGTGAGAAAACTTCATTGCCTGAAGCTGTTCAAGCTGCGGCCAATGCAGCGTTGGCTgctgaaaagaaagaaaaagagaaagcaaAGGAGATAAAGTTGGCCTCGAAAACTAATCTCTTAGCCAATAAGAAGAAGATGAATAATGTCCTGGCAATGTGGAAGCAAAGGAATAAAGAAGGCCAAGCTGCACATGTTGCCCTTGATGATAAGGAACCATCCAGATCCGTTGTTGACAAATTAAACAATTCATCCAGTGCGATTGGATTCTCATTGAAGGCCAAACCTAAGTCTGATTTTGGAAATTCTAAGGACATGAACTTGGTTGCTGGATATAATTCTCTTGGCCGAGAAACTGGAGGCTCTCAAATACTGGATTCTGACATAAAGCCTAGACCTGTCAGTAATAGCTTAGGAACTACTGTTATGGGTGTCATAAGAGGTTCTGGCAGGGGAGCAGTCAATACATTTCATGCATCATCTGATGCTGGCGGCAGTATTTCTTCTGATATAACTGCAAGCACAAGTGGGTTAATGACAAACACTGAGACACACACTGCTTCCACACCCTTCAAAACAGATTTATCCTCTCTAGGATCATATGCTTCACCTGCAGTTTCTGGGAGTGCTAAGCGACGGTTCTCTGAGGCACCAGTGCAATCACAGTACAGAGATCGGGCTGCAGAAAGACGAAGTCTGTACGGATCATCTTCGTCGCTTCCCAATGATGGACTGGATACAA CTGGTGAATATTCGTCTCGAAAGGGTTCAAGTGAGATGGGATCAATGCCATTTCCTCCAGGGGTGGGTGAACGTTCTGCTGGTGAAATTGACAACACtgaaaattatgaggtgatcactGCTGACAGAGCAATAGACGAAAACAATGTGGGCAATCGTATTCTGCGCAACATGGGCTGGCAAGAAGGACTG GGCCTTGGAAAGGATGGCAGTGGCATCAAGGAGCCTGTGCAGGCCAAGCCTGGTGACGTGAGAGCCGGGCTTGGTAGTCAGCAGAAGAGAGCTGCTGACCCATCACTGGAGGCCCGAGCCGGCGATAGCTATAAAACCATAATCCAGAAGAAGGCCATTGCGAGATTCAGGGAGATGTCCTAA